The Lycium barbarum isolate Lr01 chromosome 12, ASM1917538v2, whole genome shotgun sequence genome includes a region encoding these proteins:
- the LOC132624649 gene encoding uncharacterized protein LOC132624649, whose product MTLNGEVHVNGSSGTNATQTQTENNTNNTRSQLIQGSNQTIDHSHPLYLNKTEVSGISLISFQLTGAENYFVWYGSMRLALLGRNKLGLVNGRWKKENFGEEIWEQWERVNAIVLSWLVNTISSNLLSDVVYAINA is encoded by the coding sequence ATGACTCTTAATGGTGAGGTTCATGTTAATGGATCATCTGGTACAAATGCAACTCAAACACAGACTGAGAACAACACAAACAACACAAGATCACAACTAATTCAAGGATCAAACCAGACCATTGATCATAGTCACCCTCTATATCTGAATAAGACCGAAGTAAGTGGAATATCCCTCATTTCTTTTCAATTGACTGGTGCTGAGAATTACTTTGTGTGGTATGGATCCATGAGACTAGCCTTGTTAGGAAGAAACAAACTAGGGCTAGTAAATGGAAGGTGGAAGAAAGAAAATTTTGGAGAAGAAATATGGGAGCAATGGGAGAGGGTAAATGCAATAGTTCTATCTTGGTTGGTGAATACTATTTCTAGTAATCTGTTGAGTGATGTGGTGTATGCTATTAATGCTTGA
- the LOC132624648 gene encoding uncharacterized mitochondrial protein AtMg00810-like has protein sequence MDTNVKLTTEEYDDQLEDKGPKDPLLADVSAYQRLIGKLSYLTVTRPDIAFGFQTLSQYLQQPKKSHMDEAIKIVKYIKSQPGQGILISSAPIESVTAYCDADWATCSHTRKSVSDYLIKLGQSLISWKSKKQTTISRSSAESEYMSMASTISEFTWILSLLKELDFKIAACQAI, from the coding sequence ATGGACACAAATGTGAAGCTTACTACTGAGGAATATGATGATCAGTTGGAAGACAAGGGTCCAAAAGATCCACTATTAGCAGACGTTAGTGCATATCAGAGATTGATTGGCAAGTTATCATACTTAACTGTGACTAGGCCTGACATAGCATTCGGTTTCCAAACACTGAGTCAATATCTTCAACAGCCTAAAAAATCTCACATGGATGAAGCAATAAAAATTGTGAAATACATCAAGTCACAACCAGGACAAGGAATCCTTATATCTAGTGCACCTATTGAAAGTGTAACTGCCTACTGTGATGCTGATTGGGCAACCTGCTCACACACCAGAAAATCTGTGTCAGACTACTTGATCAAACTTGGTCAATCATTGATATCATGGAAATCAAAGAAACAAACAACTATATCTAGAAGTTCAGCAGAGTCTGAATACATGAGCATGGCTTCAACTATTTCAGAATTCACATGGATTCTCAGTCTATTAAAGGAACTAGATTTCAAGATTGCTGCCTGTCAAGCTATTTAG
- the LOC132621943 gene encoding naringenin,2-oxoglutarate 3-dioxygenase produces the protein MAPSTLTALADEKTLQTSFIRDEEERPKVAYNKFSDEIPVISLKGIDDVDGRRGEICEKIVKACEDWGIFQVVDHGVDAELIKQMTTLAKEFFALPPEEKLRFDMSGGKKGGFIVSSHLQGEVVQDWREIVTYFSYPIRARDYSRWPDKPQGWIDVTQNYSEKLMELACKLLEVLSEAMGLEKEALTNACVDMDQKVVVNFYPKCPQPDLTLGLKRHTDPGTITLLLQDQVGGLQATKDNGKTWITVQPVEGAFVVNLGDHGHFLSNGRFKNADHQAVVNSNSSRLSIATFQNPAPEAIVYPLKIREGEKAVMAEPITFSEMYRRKMSNDLELARLKKQAKEQQIQAEEAAGKAKLESKPIEEILA, from the exons ATGGCACCGTCAACACTAACGGCTCTAGCGGATGAGAAGACTCTTCAAACAAGTTTCATTAGGGATGAAGAAGAGCGTCCAAAAGTGGCTTACAACAAATTTAGTGATGAGATTCCAGTCATATCCTTGAAgggtattgatgatgttgatggAAGAAGAGGTGAAATATGTGAAAAGATTGTAAAGGCATGTGAAGATTGGGGAATTTTCCAGGTAGTTGATCATGGGGTTGATGCTGAATTGATCAAACAAATGACAACACTCGCTAAAGAATTCTTTGCATTGCCTCCTGAAGAAAAGCTCCGGTTTGACATGTCTGGTGGCAAGAAAGGTGGCTTCATTGTCTCTAGCCATCTACAG GGGGAAGTGGTCCAAGACTGGCGTGAAATAGTGACCTACTTCTCATACCCAATTCGGGCTAGAGACTACTCTAGATGGCCAGACAAACCACAGGGATGGATTGATGTAACCCAGAATTACAGTGAAAAGTTGATGGAATTGGCTTGCAAATTATTGGAGGTATTATCAGAGGCAATGGGCTTAGAGAAGGAGGCCTTAACCAATGCATGTGTCGATATGGACCAAAAAGTGGTTGTCAACTTTTATCCAAAGTGTCCACAGCCTGACCTTACTCTTGGGCTGAAAAGACACACTGATCCAGGAACCATCACTCTCCTGTTACAGGACCAAGTTGGTGGGCTTCAAGCCACTAAAGATAATGGCAAAACTTGGATCACTGTTCAGCCCGTTGAAGGCGCTTTTGTTGTCAATCTTGGTGACCATGGACAC TTTTTGAGCAATGGGAGGTTCAAGAATGCTGATCATCAAGCAGTGGTGAACTCGAATAGCAGCAGATTATCAATAGCCACATTTCAAAATCCGGCACCGGAAGCAATTGTGTATCCACTAAAAATTAGGGAAGGAGAGAAAGCAGTAATGGCAGAGCCCATAACATTTTCAGAAATGTATAGGAGGAAAATGAGTAATGATCTTGAGCTCGCTAGGCTCAAGAAACAGGCTAAGGAGCAACAGATACAAGCTGAAGAAGCTGCTGGAAAGGCCAAGTTGGAATCCAAGCCCATTGAGGAAATTCTTGCTTAA
- the LOC132622485 gene encoding gibberellin-regulated protein 11-like, with protein sequence MAFQKAYAVLLIVSFLLVHFANAQKVDYSKPPAPAPQAPQPLNCTGACEYRCSKSSRTNLCNRACGTCCHRCHCVPPGTSGNYEACPCYFNLTTHNNTRKCP encoded by the exons ATGGCATTCCAAAAGGCATATGCTGTTTTACTTATTGTATCCTTTCTGCTCGTCCATTTCGCTAATGCCCAAAAG GTTGACTACAGCAAGCCACCAGCACCAGCCCCTCAAGCTCCTCAGCCACTAA ATTGCACAGGAGCATGTGAATATAGGTGCAGCAAGTCGTCTAGGACAAATTTGTGCAACAGAGCTTGTGGAACCTGCTGCCATAGATGCCACTGTGTGCCACCAGGGACCTCTGGAAATTACGAAGCATGCCCTTGCTATTTCAACCTTACTACTCATAATAACACTCGCAAATGTCCTTAA